Proteins found in one Actinokineospora alba genomic segment:
- a CDS encoding sugar transferase, with the protein MNPTSSTVTSLPAPRRRLAPPRPRQTEGTWATDALSRVNGVAVLLVVVDVVALAAASVTVALDLAWTLALAGALLTFRGSSRIYRRRLRLSWLHELPRSAMATATVFATLTCAALVLGVSAATTAAAQWAVLAFVAYSEPARAAVFALGRWCRRKFDRCDRSLVVGAGKVGADLVRAMLDHPEFGLRPVGCLDTGPVPAALPVDLLDEDLAEAITRLRVGTVILAFSHRDSPLVEAAITAHRLGCNTLVVPRMYELHADGPDIERVRSYPLMRLGTAPTSRPSWWVKRAFDLVVAGVALILLAPVMALCALAVLLESGRPVLFRQVRVGMDDETFVLYKIRTVRMRGDDDSQSRWSVEGDSRVGPVGRFLRRTALDELPQLWNIIRGEMSVVGPRPERPGFVREFSAIHELYWARHRVPTGLTGLAQVHGLRGDTSIGDRCRYDNYYIANWSLWLDLKILLMTVGELVCRRNR; encoded by the coding sequence GTGAATCCGACAAGCTCCACGGTCACCTCGCTTCCCGCACCGAGGAGGCGACTGGCCCCGCCGCGACCACGGCAGACAGAGGGCACGTGGGCGACCGACGCACTCAGTCGGGTGAACGGCGTCGCGGTCCTGCTCGTCGTCGTCGACGTGGTCGCCCTCGCGGCCGCCTCGGTGACCGTCGCGCTCGACTTGGCATGGACGCTCGCGCTGGCGGGCGCGCTTCTCACCTTCCGCGGGAGCAGCCGGATCTACCGCAGGCGCTTGCGGCTCTCCTGGCTGCACGAGCTGCCGCGGTCGGCCATGGCCACGGCCACCGTGTTCGCCACCCTCACCTGCGCCGCCCTGGTCCTGGGGGTGTCCGCGGCCACCACGGCGGCGGCCCAGTGGGCGGTGCTGGCCTTCGTCGCCTACAGCGAGCCCGCCCGGGCGGCGGTGTTCGCGCTCGGCCGCTGGTGTCGCCGCAAGTTCGACCGCTGCGACCGGTCCCTGGTCGTCGGCGCGGGCAAAGTGGGCGCCGACCTGGTCAGGGCCATGCTCGACCACCCCGAGTTCGGCCTGCGCCCGGTCGGGTGCCTCGACACCGGCCCGGTCCCCGCGGCGCTGCCGGTGGACCTGCTGGACGAGGACCTCGCCGAGGCGATCACCCGGCTGCGGGTCGGCACGGTGATCCTGGCGTTCTCGCACCGCGACTCCCCGCTGGTGGAGGCGGCGATCACCGCGCACCGGCTCGGCTGCAACACGCTGGTCGTCCCGCGCATGTACGAACTGCACGCCGACGGCCCCGACATCGAGCGGGTGCGCAGCTACCCGCTGATGCGCCTGGGCACCGCCCCCACGAGCCGCCCGAGCTGGTGGGTCAAGCGGGCCTTCGACCTCGTGGTCGCCGGGGTCGCGCTGATCCTGCTGGCGCCGGTCATGGCGCTGTGCGCGCTGGCCGTGCTGCTGGAGAGCGGCAGGCCGGTGCTCTTCCGGCAGGTCCGGGTCGGCATGGACGACGAGACCTTCGTCCTCTACAAAATCCGCACGGTCCGAATGCGCGGCGACGACGATTCGCAGAGCCGCTGGTCGGTGGAAGGCGATTCCCGGGTCGGGCCGGTGGGCCGATTCCTGCGCCGAACCGCGCTCGACGAGTTGCCGCAGCTGTGGAACATCATTCGCGGCGAAATGTCGGTGGTCGGCCCGCGACCCGAAAGGCCGGGTTTCGTTCGCGAATTCTCCGCGATTCACGAACTATACTGGGCGCGTCATCGGGTGCCGACCGGTCTGACCGGTCTCGCCCAAGTCCACGGTTTGCGCGGAGACACCTCGATCGGCGACAGGTGCCGCTACGACAACTATTACATCGCGAATTGGTCATTGTGGCTGGACCTCAAGATCTTGCTGATGACGGTGGGTGAGCTGGTATGCCGACGCAATCGATGA
- a CDS encoding putative glycoside hydrolase family 15 protein yields MPTQSMNTVGAASRGRLGRALAGVVLMSATACASSSAGEFDAPPPKPLAPCAWWYGIGDSPTAAELESAAKRYHVVVLNSWETKAMRKLHELNPKIKVLVYKDLSSTRNYPGAVIGDKDADQLPTGLGYLKTQREHPEWFAVDTAAKRIEWQGYPRHWQMTTWVRQYQESWAYAVTNEVTREGWDGVLADNDFNSLSHYSPAVLAGTANAAATDRLLRDGLDAFLSVAGDSLEKAGKLFIPNVSETFLTPGRWTAHSRFAGAMEENFGFRDDNGAGGLLTFQGNEWKELRGQAALGESWLLLVTRARSQREERVGYASAALLAGPYTCWNLATTPDYSKPELSRLHGAGLGEAVEAATRHPNGLWTREFTGGWVAVNPTGAAADVAVPAGLVTVDGAAVTSPLRITAADGAVLVKPKTNSPTPVP; encoded by the coding sequence ATGCCGACGCAATCGATGAACACCGTGGGCGCGGCTTCGCGCGGACGACTCGGCCGCGCGTTGGCGGGCGTTGTCCTGATGTCCGCGACGGCCTGTGCCTCCAGTTCGGCCGGGGAATTCGACGCCCCGCCGCCGAAACCACTCGCGCCCTGCGCCTGGTGGTACGGAATCGGTGATTCCCCGACCGCGGCGGAGCTCGAGTCCGCGGCGAAGCGCTATCACGTCGTGGTGCTCAACTCGTGGGAAACCAAGGCCATGCGCAAGCTCCACGAGCTCAATCCCAAGATCAAAGTATTGGTCTACAAGGACCTCTCCAGCACCCGCAATTACCCGGGCGCCGTCATCGGCGACAAGGACGCCGACCAGCTGCCGACCGGTCTCGGCTACCTCAAGACCCAACGCGAGCATCCCGAGTGGTTCGCCGTGGACACCGCCGCCAAGCGCATCGAGTGGCAGGGCTACCCGAGGCACTGGCAGATGACGACCTGGGTCAGGCAGTACCAGGAATCCTGGGCGTACGCGGTCACCAACGAGGTCACCCGCGAAGGCTGGGACGGGGTGTTGGCGGACAACGACTTCAACTCGCTGAGCCACTACTCGCCCGCGGTGCTGGCGGGCACGGCGAACGCCGCGGCCACCGACCGGCTGCTGCGCGACGGGCTCGACGCGTTCCTCAGCGTCGCAGGCGATTCCCTGGAGAAGGCCGGGAAGTTGTTCATTCCCAACGTGTCCGAGACTTTCCTGACGCCGGGCCGGTGGACGGCGCACTCGCGCTTCGCGGGTGCGATGGAGGAGAACTTCGGTTTCCGCGACGACAACGGCGCGGGCGGCCTGCTGACCTTCCAGGGCAACGAGTGGAAGGAGCTGCGCGGCCAGGCCGCGCTCGGCGAGTCCTGGCTGCTGCTGGTGACCCGCGCGCGAAGCCAGCGCGAGGAGCGCGTCGGGTACGCCAGCGCCGCGCTGCTGGCCGGTCCGTACACGTGTTGGAACCTGGCGACCACGCCCGACTACAGCAAGCCCGAGTTGTCGCGGCTGCACGGCGCCGGACTCGGCGAGGCGGTCGAGGCGGCCACCCGGCACCCGAACGGACTGTGGACCCGGGAGTTCACCGGTGGCTGGGTGGCGGTGAATCCGACCGGGGCGGCCGCGGACGTGGCGGTGCCCGCCGGTCTGGTCACTGTCGACGGAGCCGCGGTGACCTCGCCGCTGCGGATCACGGCCGCGGACGGCGCCGTGCTGGTCAAACCCAAGACGAATTCACCCACACCAGTGCCGTGA
- a CDS encoding DMT family protein — MRGYLELAASTTMYGLGIVAQTIAARRAEQRPGSGLGLLARLATDRIYLLGFAGQVGGFALAFLARESLPLYLVQAGSSSAVGLATVFGVLMLRWRVRGIEIAMLLVMAFGLALLAAASTPSVANDIPTGTGLAMLGLPLLAGAVAVHLGLVTTAVPLAIFAGLAFSVVAITSRTIADESLLSLMLHPLAWLMLVAALVGQACFAMALQRGSTTSTAASMDGTTVMIASAVGVLALGDQIAPGRSWWVALGLTLVVLGVLVLGAASRSAPAVVTTGAREVG, encoded by the coding sequence GTGCGCGGCTATCTCGAACTCGCGGCGTCCACGACGATGTATGGGCTGGGGATCGTGGCCCAGACCATCGCGGCCCGGCGGGCTGAGCAACGGCCCGGGTCCGGCCTCGGTCTGCTCGCCCGACTGGCGACCGACCGCATCTACCTTCTCGGATTCGCCGGACAGGTCGGCGGGTTCGCCCTCGCTTTCCTTGCCCGGGAATCACTTCCGCTCTACCTCGTCCAGGCAGGCTCATCGTCGGCGGTCGGGCTCGCCACCGTGTTCGGCGTGCTGATGCTGCGCTGGCGGGTCCGCGGAATCGAGATCGCCATGCTGCTGGTGATGGCCTTCGGCCTCGCCCTGCTGGCCGCGGCGTCCACACCCTCGGTGGCGAACGACATCCCGACCGGCACGGGGCTCGCGATGCTCGGGCTGCCACTGCTCGCCGGGGCCGTCGCGGTGCACTTGGGCCTGGTGACGACCGCCGTCCCGCTGGCCATCTTCGCCGGGTTGGCGTTCTCGGTCGTGGCCATCACGAGCCGCACGATCGCCGACGAGTCGCTCCTGTCGCTCATGCTGCATCCGCTGGCGTGGCTGATGCTCGTGGCCGCGCTGGTCGGCCAGGCGTGCTTCGCCATGGCGCTGCAGCGGGGTTCCACCACGTCGACCGCCGCGTCGATGGACGGCACGACGGTGATGATCGCGTCCGCCGTCGGCGTTCTCGCCTTGGGCGACCAGATCGCGCCGGGCCGGTCCTGGTGGGTGGCGCTGGGCCTGACCCTCGTCGTGCTCGGCGTGCTCGTGCTCGGCGCGGCCTCGCGGTCCGCCCCCGCGGTCGTCACCACGGGAGCCCGGGAGGTCGGTTGA
- a CDS encoding polysaccharide deacetylase family protein, protein MSARPVASVSLDLDNLWAYLKTHGDPRWERRPSFLPAAVPRLLEVFGEHRLTSTVFVVGADAEREDGAAAIGAITAAGHEVANHSFGHEPWLHRYSRAELEAEVAKAEEAIVGAGAPRPTGFRGPGFSVTRDLLEVLAERGYRYDATTLPTWIGPLARAYHNRTAPNAGEPGRDDLFGGFSMVRGPNTPYRWRIGSTGLTELPVTTMPLVRTPIHGSYLLQLHQASPRLARGYFRTALALCRVRGVSPSLLLHPTDVLGAAEAPGMEFFPGMSVPSGQKVALLGWVLGELRRHFDVVGTGEHATRVDARLRDRDVSRVRRCG, encoded by the coding sequence TTGAGCGCGCGGCCGGTCGCCAGCGTCTCGCTGGACCTGGACAACCTGTGGGCATACCTGAAGACCCACGGCGACCCGAGGTGGGAGCGCAGGCCGAGTTTCCTGCCCGCCGCCGTGCCGCGGCTGCTGGAGGTCTTCGGTGAGCACCGGCTGACCAGCACGGTGTTCGTAGTCGGAGCGGACGCCGAACGCGAGGACGGCGCCGCGGCCATCGGCGCGATCACCGCGGCCGGACACGAGGTGGCGAACCACTCCTTCGGGCACGAACCGTGGCTGCACCGGTATTCCCGCGCCGAACTCGAGGCCGAGGTGGCCAAGGCCGAGGAGGCCATCGTCGGCGCGGGCGCCCCACGGCCGACGGGGTTCCGCGGGCCGGGGTTCAGCGTGACCAGGGACCTGCTGGAGGTGCTCGCCGAACGCGGCTACCGCTACGACGCGACCACGCTGCCCACCTGGATCGGCCCCCTGGCCCGGGCGTACCACAACCGCACCGCCCCCAACGCGGGCGAACCGGGTCGCGACGACCTGTTCGGCGGATTCTCCATGGTTCGCGGGCCGAACACGCCCTACCGCTGGCGAATCGGGAGCACCGGGCTGACCGAACTGCCGGTGACCACGATGCCGCTGGTCAGGACCCCCATCCACGGGTCGTACCTGCTGCAACTGCACCAAGCTTCCCCCCGGTTGGCGCGCGGGTATTTCCGTACGGCGCTGGCCTTGTGTCGGGTCCGCGGTGTGTCGCCGTCGCTGCTGCTGCACCCGACCGACGTCCTCGGTGCCGCCGAGGCGCCCGGGATGGAGTTCTTCCCGGGCATGTCCGTGCCAAGTGGACAGAAGGTCGCCCTGCTCGGGTGGGTGCTCGGCGAACTGCGCAGGCACTTCGATGTCGTGGGCACCGGTGAGCACGCCACCCGGGTCGACGCCCGGCTGCGCGACCGGGACGTGAGCCGGGTGCGCCGATGCGGGTGA
- a CDS encoding O-antigen ligase family protein, with protein sequence MLGVLACATVALAPMEGYLFEVHGQLAKVAPALLAVAWVVIRVRERRAPNAHPVHAVLALFAVVLLASAAVHAGGRFTVDYTVRWLPFLLLTVIIADIAARELPIRLLLGAAAAGATAAAGSALYAMFAEGQPRASGPVEDPNDLAYFLVVAVPMLIAVLPARPPTPPLSTTASVSRAAPTLGTMVPSGRWAVIGVRVVAVLAGATLVAGAMATLSRGGFLALTAAVGWLLLRRVLPLRVLAGALAVVALIGALAMSLAGPALAKALGEKSFIAGSNVDARELRWQAAARMLAENPVLGVGPGGFRSDYAAASHNAEVGEQTPVAHNMYLEVAAELGLPGFLLFIGLLVLAAVATERALRASRDRRPMVAVQAALIAVAVASTFLSQQYYLPLWLLIGLAVAAESRLHERRGSADAGAPGDQ encoded by the coding sequence GTGCTCGGTGTCCTCGCGTGCGCGACGGTGGCCTTGGCGCCGATGGAGGGCTACCTCTTCGAGGTGCACGGCCAACTCGCCAAGGTGGCCCCCGCGCTCCTGGCTGTCGCGTGGGTGGTGATCCGGGTGCGGGAACGCCGTGCCCCGAACGCGCATCCGGTCCACGCGGTGCTCGCCCTGTTCGCGGTGGTCCTGCTGGCCTCGGCGGCGGTGCACGCGGGCGGGCGGTTCACTGTGGACTACACCGTGCGGTGGCTGCCGTTCCTGCTGCTCACCGTGATCATCGCGGACATCGCGGCCAGGGAACTGCCGATCCGGCTGCTGCTCGGCGCCGCGGCGGCGGGCGCCACGGCGGCGGCGGGGTCGGCGCTGTACGCGATGTTCGCGGAGGGCCAGCCCCGGGCCAGTGGACCGGTGGAGGATCCCAACGACCTGGCCTATTTCCTGGTGGTGGCCGTGCCGATGCTCATCGCGGTCCTCCCCGCGCGCCCACCCACGCCTCCCTTGTCGACGACGGCAAGCGTGTCCAGGGCCGCGCCGACTCTGGGCACGATGGTCCCTTCCGGCAGGTGGGCGGTGATCGGCGTACGAGTGGTGGCCGTGCTCGCCGGCGCGACCCTCGTGGCGGGGGCGATGGCGACTCTGTCGCGCGGCGGCTTTCTCGCGCTGACCGCGGCGGTGGGCTGGCTGCTGCTTCGCCGCGTCCTGCCCCTGCGCGTGTTGGCGGGGGCGCTGGCCGTGGTCGCCCTGATCGGCGCCCTGGCCATGTCGCTCGCGGGGCCCGCCCTGGCGAAGGCGCTCGGCGAGAAGAGCTTCATCGCGGGGTCCAATGTGGACGCCAGGGAGCTGCGGTGGCAGGCCGCCGCCCGCATGCTCGCCGAGAACCCGGTACTGGGCGTCGGGCCGGGCGGCTTTCGCAGCGACTACGCGGCGGCCTCGCACAACGCCGAGGTCGGTGAACAGACACCCGTGGCGCACAACATGTACCTGGAAGTCGCCGCCGAACTCGGTCTGCCGGGATTCCTGCTGTTCATCGGCCTGCTCGTGCTGGCCGCCGTCGCCACCGAACGTGCCCTGCGCGCGAGCCGCGACCGCCGACCGATGGTGGCCGTGCAGGCCGCCCTGATCGCGGTCGCGGTGGCGTCCACGTTCTTGTCCCAGCAGTACTACCTGCCGCTGTGGCTGCTGATCGGCCTCGCCGTCGCGGCCGAATCGCGTCTTCACGAACGGAGAGGAAGTGCCGATGCGGGTGCTCCAGGTGATCAGTGA
- a CDS encoding glycosyltransferase has translation MRVLQVISEMGAGGAEALVSGMVGEGADFGWESAVASGGGFRADRLREQGFTTFEVPVARRSAVGVLRAAAATAKAIRGFDPDVVIAHNVSASVVTRVAMLRARRRPVLTIFHGVADADFPGAVRLLRRTSDAVVAVSSVTADRLRVTGLTTPDPVVVANTVFPERPTLDRAAVRRSLGVVTEALPVALCLARMEPQKRHDVLLDAWARLGGDAVLWLAGDGSTRSALEKQAGELGLAGRVRFLGSRSDVPNLLAAADVTVLTSDWEGMPIAVLESLAAGRPVVASDVDGVREALAHGGGITVPPRQPDATAAALRTLLFDPAARAAAGAAGPAAGHDPHTLMKSYDELIRTLAGARL, from the coding sequence ATGCGGGTGCTCCAGGTGATCAGTGAGATGGGTGCGGGCGGCGCCGAGGCGCTCGTCTCCGGCATGGTCGGCGAAGGCGCCGACTTCGGTTGGGAGTCGGCGGTCGCCTCCGGCGGCGGGTTCCGCGCGGACCGGTTGCGGGAGCAGGGTTTCACCACGTTCGAGGTGCCGGTCGCGCGCCGCAGCGCCGTCGGCGTGCTCCGGGCCGCCGCCGCGACCGCCAAGGCCATCCGGGGGTTCGACCCGGACGTGGTGATCGCCCACAACGTCTCCGCGAGCGTAGTGACCAGGGTCGCGATGCTGCGGGCGCGGCGGCGGCCGGTGCTGACGATCTTCCACGGAGTCGCCGACGCCGACTTCCCCGGGGCAGTCCGGCTGCTGCGGCGCACGTCCGACGCCGTGGTGGCGGTCTCCTCCGTCACCGCCGATCGGCTCCGCGTCACCGGGCTGACCACACCGGACCCGGTCGTGGTCGCCAACACGGTGTTCCCCGAGCGGCCCACCCTCGACCGCGCCGCGGTGCGGCGGTCGCTGGGCGTGGTGACCGAGGCTCTGCCGGTCGCCCTGTGTCTGGCCCGGATGGAACCGCAGAAGCGCCACGACGTGCTGCTCGACGCCTGGGCGCGGCTCGGTGGCGACGCCGTGCTGTGGCTGGCGGGAGACGGGAGCACGCGCTCCGCCCTCGAAAAGCAGGCAGGCGAACTCGGGCTTGCCGGCCGGGTCCGGTTCCTCGGCAGCCGGTCGGACGTGCCGAACCTGCTCGCCGCGGCGGACGTGACGGTGCTGACCAGCGACTGGGAGGGCATGCCGATCGCCGTGCTGGAGTCGCTGGCCGCGGGACGCCCGGTCGTCGCGTCCGATGTGGACGGTGTGCGGGAGGCGCTGGCCCACGGCGGTGGGATCACCGTGCCGCCCCGGCAGCCGGACGCGACCGCCGCCGCCTTGCGCACGCTGCTGTTCGACCCGGCGGCACGGGCCGCCGCGGGGGCCGCCGGACCGGCGGCCGGACACGACCCGCACACGCTCATGAAGTCCTACGACGAACTCATCCGGACACTCGCGGGAGCGCGGCTGTGA
- a CDS encoding YveK family protein — protein MKAILTRTPLSVLAGLAAGLLMAAVVLIGAEARGEVFEGRVGLLAQPVPGAQTPYGEVVSLGLPAMVELARSPSVLEAATHGLGISPAELAKSVSVELVPASALVRLAVRAPTEAQAQTAVSAIAKAMVTADLLAPAGKLRLVDERAELTRVAPDRPLAFGLALAAGAAATLATATVVTLRRARSVGAALGAAGVQHAVTVVREDDTDLADRLAVLCAAAARPARVVAVAPDLADRADALAERLPDKTGEPGDGSAVIVMVHKENPEEAATVVGLLPLSSVLVAVVLA, from the coding sequence GTGAAAGCGATCCTCACCAGGACTCCCCTGTCGGTGTTGGCGGGTCTCGCGGCGGGCCTGCTCATGGCAGCCGTCGTGCTGATCGGCGCCGAGGCGCGCGGCGAGGTGTTCGAGGGCCGGGTCGGGCTGCTCGCCCAACCGGTGCCGGGCGCGCAGACGCCGTACGGCGAAGTCGTCTCGCTGGGGCTGCCCGCCATGGTCGAACTCGCGCGCAGTCCCTCGGTGCTGGAGGCCGCCACCCACGGCCTCGGGATCTCCCCGGCCGAGCTGGCCAAGAGTGTGTCCGTCGAGTTGGTCCCCGCGTCGGCGCTGGTGCGACTGGCTGTGCGGGCGCCCACCGAGGCCCAGGCGCAGACGGCCGTGTCCGCCATAGCCAAGGCGATGGTCACCGCGGATCTGCTTGCCCCGGCGGGAAAGTTGCGGCTCGTCGACGAGCGCGCCGAACTGACCAGGGTCGCCCCGGACCGTCCGCTGGCCTTCGGCCTGGCGTTGGCGGCGGGCGCGGCGGCGACCCTCGCCACCGCCACCGTCGTCACCCTGCGCCGAGCCCGGTCGGTCGGCGCGGCGCTGGGCGCGGCCGGTGTGCAGCACGCGGTGACGGTCGTGCGCGAGGACGACACAGACCTGGCGGACCGGCTGGCCGTGCTGTGCGCGGCGGCGGCGCGGCCCGCCCGAGTGGTGGCGGTCGCGCCGGACCTGGCCGACCGCGCGGACGCGTTGGCGGAACGACTGCCCGACAAGACCGGTGAGCCCGGCGATGGGAGTGCGGTGATCGTGATGGTGCACAAGGAAAACCCGGAGGAGGCGGCGACCGTGGTCGGCCTTCTCCCGCTGTCCTCGGTGCTGGTGGCGGTGGTGCTGGCATGA
- a CDS encoding glycosyltransferase family 87 protein: MKDRTLRVVTGLVAVVGALSAWRALQPSLRVPIPTLANKAEERMQDFRDALYFPIREFMDGGNPYNPAVMFANWPVRQDFNLYQPYHLVLHLPFALPSYRVGAVTFTVVSLLLLTLLAWMAATHVRVQVPIPLVLGTVVLATLLVTSQLGKAQLYVGQVNPLIAVGAAGALMARSSHPRWAALALAAAWLKPQFGLPLAILLFARGSRRVAVTGTAIAAVASLPWVVLLIARGGGVGPFLDVIAANLAHANSTSYGAVDSVTAQRVDLPAVLFRVTGWVAPGAEALALVGILALSVVLLRRLDRLGDANATAIADLLTCLAVVVAVVHQPGDLLIAVPAMALVAALWWRNRRDRDWWLVGVAVVALAVPFAHLHFVDNAVVALLGARAGVTLDGVAIVAAWVLLVVFAVRRVREPVLQGAR, from the coding sequence ATGAAGGACCGCACCCTCCGCGTGGTCACCGGTCTCGTCGCTGTCGTGGGCGCGCTGAGTGCCTGGCGCGCGCTGCAGCCGTCGCTGCGGGTTCCGATTCCCACCCTGGCCAACAAAGCCGAAGAGCGGATGCAGGACTTCCGCGACGCCCTGTACTTCCCGATCCGGGAGTTCATGGACGGCGGCAACCCGTACAACCCGGCGGTGATGTTCGCGAACTGGCCGGTGCGCCAGGACTTCAACCTCTACCAGCCGTATCACCTGGTGCTGCACCTGCCGTTCGCGCTCCCGTCCTACCGGGTCGGCGCGGTGACGTTCACCGTCGTCTCGTTGCTGCTGCTGACACTGCTCGCGTGGATGGCGGCGACGCACGTGCGGGTCCAGGTGCCGATTCCGCTGGTGCTCGGCACGGTGGTGCTGGCGACGCTGCTGGTGACCAGCCAGCTCGGCAAGGCGCAGCTGTACGTCGGCCAGGTCAATCCCCTCATCGCGGTGGGCGCGGCCGGGGCGTTGATGGCCCGGTCCAGCCATCCGCGGTGGGCGGCGCTGGCGCTCGCGGCGGCCTGGCTCAAACCGCAGTTCGGCCTTCCGCTGGCGATCCTGCTGTTCGCCCGTGGCTCCCGGCGGGTCGCGGTGACCGGCACCGCGATCGCGGCGGTCGCGAGCCTGCCGTGGGTGGTGCTGCTGATCGCGCGCGGCGGCGGGGTCGGCCCGTTCCTGGACGTGATCGCGGCGAACCTGGCGCACGCCAACAGCACCTCCTACGGCGCCGTGGACTCGGTCACGGCGCAGCGGGTCGACCTTCCCGCGGTGCTGTTCCGGGTCACCGGCTGGGTCGCGCCGGGGGCGGAAGCGTTGGCGCTGGTGGGAATCCTCGCGCTGAGCGTGGTCCTGTTGCGCAGGCTCGACCGGCTCGGGGATGCGAACGCCACGGCGATCGCCGATCTCCTGACCTGCCTGGCCGTCGTGGTCGCCGTGGTGCACCAGCCGGGCGACCTGCTGATCGCCGTCCCGGCGATGGCGCTGGTCGCGGCCCTGTGGTGGCGGAACCGGCGGGACCGTGACTGGTGGCTGGTCGGTGTCGCGGTCGTGGCGCTGGCGGTTCCGTTCGCGCATCTGCATTTCGTGGACAACGCGGTCGTCGCGCTGCTCGGCGCCCGGGCGGGCGTCACGCTCGACGGTGTGGCGATCGTGGCGGCCTGGGTACTGCTGGTGGTCTTCGCGGTCCGCCGGGTGCGGGAACCCGTTTTGCAGGGCGCTCGGTGA
- a CDS encoding oligosaccharide flippase family protein, with amino-acid sequence MTDLLGVRAARGSLWLLGVNVVSKGSQMAVTLVLAAFLTEGDLGTVSLVVSLVNIGQVIQSMGVYDVISRTDRDPRRFAGTVLTLSVSAGLVLAAALVLAADVVAELFGTPGAAPLVRLAAVTLPFSAAGGVLMGLMHRDLDFRRRMLPDAGSAVLGAAVTVVLAAHGDGPRALVIGLLCTAIAQPVLGALAGVRCRPGWDSGAAREALRWIAVVGPAAIVAVLLVTVDYLAIGHVLGADALGVYSLAYRIAWVPYILVAVVLGGVAFPLCAALIRSGRRAELPAVACRFTRATLAVTGGLFVVAAVLADRVVLLGDRWAPAAGVLALLCGYGLAISVLQTWHQVIKAAGHARLYLGLQAAHLVVLVSLLVPGTRFGVTAVALIQVGAAWLLVGGTWWAMVRRGLAFRPAELARMALGVGLAGAVCAAAGMALDGGWTESVAGTLVEGLVLLVVYGGVLLLVDRDIVRQLRGLRAVGR; translated from the coding sequence GTGACCGACCTGCTCGGCGTCCGCGCGGCCCGCGGGTCGCTGTGGCTGCTCGGCGTCAACGTGGTGTCCAAGGGCAGCCAGATGGCGGTCACCTTGGTCCTGGCCGCGTTCCTCACCGAGGGCGACCTGGGCACGGTGTCGCTGGTGGTGTCGCTGGTGAACATCGGCCAGGTCATCCAGTCCATGGGTGTCTACGACGTGATCAGCCGCACCGACCGCGACCCGCGGCGGTTCGCGGGGACGGTGCTGACGCTGAGTGTGAGCGCGGGGCTCGTGCTTGCCGCGGCGCTGGTGCTCGCCGCCGACGTGGTCGCCGAGCTGTTCGGCACGCCGGGGGCGGCGCCGCTGGTCCGGCTCGCCGCGGTGACCCTGCCGTTCTCGGCCGCGGGCGGGGTGCTGATGGGGCTGATGCACCGCGACCTGGACTTCCGGCGCCGGATGCTGCCGGACGCGGGCAGCGCGGTGCTGGGCGCGGCGGTCACGGTGGTGCTCGCGGCGCACGGCGACGGTCCGCGGGCGCTGGTGATCGGGTTGCTGTGCACCGCGATCGCGCAACCGGTCCTGGGTGCGCTGGCCGGAGTCCGGTGTCGTCCAGGTTGGGATTCGGGCGCGGCACGGGAGGCGCTGCGGTGGATCGCCGTGGTGGGCCCGGCGGCCATCGTCGCCGTGCTGCTGGTGACGGTCGACTACCTGGCGATCGGGCACGTGCTGGGTGCCGACGCGCTGGGCGTGTACTCGCTGGCGTACCGGATCGCGTGGGTGCCGTACATCCTCGTCGCGGTCGTGCTCGGCGGCGTCGCGTTCCCCCTGTGCGCCGCGCTGATCCGGTCCGGGCGGCGGGCGGAGCTGCCCGCGGTGGCCTGCCGGTTCACCCGCGCCACCCTGGCCGTCACGGGGGGACTGTTCGTGGTCGCCGCCGTGCTCGCTGATCGGGTCGTGCTGCTGGGTGACCGCTGGGCGCCGGCCGCCGGGGTTTTGGCTCTGCTGTGCGGATATGGGCTGGCCATCAGCGTGCTGCAGACGTGGCACCAGGTGATCAAGGCGGCCGGGCACGCCCGGCTGTACCTCGGGTTGCAGGCGGCTCATCTTGTGGTGCTCGTGTCTTTGCTCGTGCCGGGCACCAGGTTCGGGGTGACGGCGGTGGCGCTGATCCAGGTCGGCGCGGCGTGGCTGCTGGTGGGCGGCACGTGGTGGGCGATGGTCCGGCGCGGCCTCGCCTTCCGGCCGGCTGAACTGGCACGGATGGCCTTGGGCGTGGGACTCGCGGGCGCGGTGTGCGCGGCGGCGGGGATGGCACTCGATGGCGGGTGGACGGAGTCGGTGGCGGGCACGCTCGTCGAAGGGTTGGTGCTGCTTGTGGTCTACGGCGGGGTTCTGCTGCTCGTCGACCGGGACATTGTTCGGCAGTTGCGGGGCTTGCGGGCGGTGGGCCGGTGA